Proteins from one Candidatus Margulisiibacteriota bacterium genomic window:
- a CDS encoding HAD family phosphatase — protein sequence MPEIKLFIFDVDHTITAGTTIWEQLHQECGTWETNGRLYLQQFLAQEINFDEFSRRDARCWAGRGLYHLRRAQNKIQLTAGFPELIQELHKRNITTAIISSTVGQFAEHLTRTYGIDHCYANPLGLKDNVLDGTIDLRVKGEAKGIFAKGLAKKLNLQKNEIAAAGDSRFDLPMFEHAEHSFILQNEKFKDACKYFVQDFFEVLKLLDF from the coding sequence ATGCCGGAGATTAAACTTTTTATCTTTGACGTCGACCACACGATCACCGCCGGCACGACAATCTGGGAACAGCTGCATCAAGAATGCGGCACATGGGAGACCAACGGCCGGCTTTATCTCCAGCAGTTTCTGGCGCAGGAAATAAATTTTGACGAATTTTCCCGCCGTGACGCGCGGTGCTGGGCAGGCCGCGGCCTTTACCATCTGCGGCGCGCGCAAAACAAAATACAACTCACGGCAGGTTTCCCCGAGTTAATACAGGAATTGCACAAACGCAATATCACCACCGCGATTATTTCCTCGACGGTCGGGCAATTTGCGGAGCATCTCACGCGGACTTACGGGATAGATCATTGTTACGCCAATCCGCTGGGGCTAAAAGACAATGTCCTGGACGGGACGATAGACCTGCGCGTCAAGGGCGAAGCCAAAGGAATTTTTGCCAAAGGTTTGGCCAAAAAATTAAATTTACAAAAAAATGAAATCGCCGCGGCGGGTGACTCGCGTTTCGATCTGCCGATGTTCGAGCACGCGGAACATTCGTTCATTTTGCAAAATGAAAAATTTAAGGACGCCTGCAAATATTTTGTGCAGGATTTTTTTGAGGTTCTGAAACTGCTGGATTTTTGA
- a CDS encoding HEPN domain-containing protein has protein sequence MAAENSSEWWSFADADLDTAQLLRKMRPRHYEIICYHCEQAAEKYLKGYLIARNVRPPKTHELDELCALCSEKDKSFDELAGICGFLTQFGVQPRYPYEMDITEKNVEHAVKYAERVKNFTPIVAVREENLNK, from the coding sequence ATGGCAGCTGAAAACAGCTCTGAATGGTGGTCTTTTGCCGATGCCGATTTAGACACGGCTCAATTGTTGCGCAAGATGCGTCCCAGGCATTATGAAATTATTTGTTATCATTGCGAACAAGCCGCAGAAAAATATTTGAAAGGTTATTTAATAGCTAGAAATGTTCGCCCGCCTAAAACCCATGAGTTAGATGAGCTTTGCGCTTTGTGCTCAGAAAAAGATAAATCTTTCGACGAATTGGCTGGTATTTGCGGTTTTTTGACGCAATTTGGCGTACAGCCGCGTTATCCCTATGAAATGGATATTACGGAGAAAAATGTTGAGCATGCGGTCAAATATGCCGAACGAGTCAAAAATTTTACTCCAATAGTTGCAGTACGGGAGGAGAACTTGAATAAATAA
- a CDS encoding nucleotidyltransferase domain-containing protein: MLDAVKKEIDLITNSVIASTPAEAIYLFGSYAGGQPRDDSDLDIYVVVPDAETDTVELGAKIRATLYKKKTIPLDLLIGRKSVFERRKAELSLENIIATEGIKIYGS, translated from the coding sequence ATGTTAGATGCTGTAAAAAAAGAGATTGATCTGATTACAAACTCGGTAATAGCCAGCACACCGGCGGAGGCGATATATCTTTTTGGGTCTTATGCCGGCGGTCAGCCGAGAGATGACAGCGATTTGGATATTTATGTGGTTGTTCCCGATGCGGAAACAGACACCGTTGAACTTGGCGCAAAAATCCGCGCCACGCTTTATAAGAAAAAAACGATCCCGTTGGATTTGTTGATCGGCAGAAAAAGTGTTTTTGAGCGGCGTAAAGCCGAACTATCTTTGGAAAATATTATTGCCACAGAGGGAATTAAAATTTATGGCAGCTGA
- a CDS encoding MBL fold metallo-hydrolase: MRVTFLGTGTSNGVPMVACDCAVCRSNDPRNKRLRSSVWLERDNAALLIDASSDFRQQALTHNILDVDNVLITHTHADHVFGLDEFRRFNIKYRKRVKVYLSADADKELRTTLRYMYETPRQTGGGITALDNQILQNYQEINIGGFAVTALPIKHGLLEIFGWRIDNFAYLTDCSEIPERTFACLKNLDVLVLDALRDTPHPTHFSLAQAVAAAQRIDARQTYFTHIAHNLEHEAANKTLPPNMWLAHDGLVIIVN; the protein is encoded by the coding sequence ATGCGGGTTACTTTTTTAGGCACAGGCACATCCAATGGTGTTCCGATGGTGGCTTGTGATTGCGCGGTTTGCCGGTCAAATGATCCGCGCAACAAACGCCTGCGCTCGTCGGTCTGGCTGGAAAGAGACAACGCCGCTTTGCTCATCGACGCCTCGAGCGATTTTCGCCAGCAGGCGCTCACACATAATATTCTCGATGTGGACAATGTGCTGATCACACACACGCACGCCGACCATGTTTTCGGCCTTGATGAATTTCGCCGTTTCAATATCAAATATCGGAAGCGCGTTAAGGTTTATCTTTCCGCTGACGCGGACAAAGAGCTGCGCACGACGCTGCGTTACATGTATGAAACTCCGCGCCAGACGGGCGGCGGCATCACAGCTCTGGACAATCAGATTTTGCAAAATTATCAGGAAATAAATATCGGCGGATTTGCCGTGACCGCTCTGCCGATCAAGCACGGACTTCTGGAGATTTTTGGCTGGCGTATCGATAACTTTGCTTATCTGACGGACTGTTCAGAAATTCCCGAAAGAACTTTTGCGTGTCTGAAAAATCTGGACGTTTTAGTTCTCGACGCTCTGCGCGACACGCCGCATCCAACGCATTTCTCGCTGGCGCAGGCTGTCGCCGCGGCGCAGCGCATTGACGCGCGACAAACTTATTTTACGCATATCGCTCACAATCTGGAGCATGAGGCGGCGAATAAAACTCTGCCGCCGAATATGTGGCTGGCGCATGACGGCCTGGTAATAATTGTTAATTAA